Proteins from a genomic interval of Pseudomonas paeninsulae:
- a CDS encoding NAD(P)/FAD-dependent oxidoreductase has translation MTTRVAIIGAGPSGLAQLRAFQAAQEKGAEIPELVCYEKQADWGGLWNYTWRTGLDKHGEAVHGSMYRYLWSNGPKECLEFADYTFDEHFDQPIASYPPRAVLWDYIKGRVEKADVRQYIRFNTPVRQVSYCPQSRQFTVIAHDHGSDSTSSELYDHVIVASGHFSTPSVPFFEGFEGFNGRILHAHDFRDAVEFKDKDILLIGSSYSAEDIGSQCYKYGARSITSSYRTRPMGFDWPENWQEKPLLTKVDGDTAYFVDGSSKRIDAIILCTGYLHHFPFLDEELRLKTSNRLWPLGLYEGVAFVEQPGLFYLGMQDQWYTFNMFDAQAWFVRDVILGRIVTPTKPAMEAAIQTWSRREALLKSDEQMIRYQGDYIKSLIEQTDYPSFDIEGVNQTFLQWEQHKHNDILTFRDHSYRSLMTGTQAPAHHTPWLEAMDDSLDAYLNPPSKAEAEKAI, from the coding sequence ATTACGACTCGAGTAGCCATTATTGGTGCCGGCCCCAGCGGTCTTGCACAACTTCGCGCCTTTCAGGCCGCCCAAGAAAAAGGTGCCGAAATCCCAGAGCTTGTATGTTATGAAAAGCAGGCGGATTGGGGGGGGTTGTGGAATTACACATGGCGCACGGGTCTGGATAAGCATGGCGAGGCGGTCCACGGGAGTATGTACCGCTATCTCTGGTCCAATGGCCCAAAAGAGTGCCTCGAGTTTGCCGATTACACCTTTGACGAGCACTTTGACCAGCCCATCGCCTCCTATCCACCGCGCGCAGTACTCTGGGATTACATCAAGGGCAGGGTCGAGAAAGCCGACGTCCGTCAGTATATCCGTTTCAATACGCCGGTTCGCCAAGTTAGTTATTGCCCGCAAAGTCGACAATTTACGGTAATTGCCCATGACCATGGCAGCGACAGTACCAGCAGTGAGCTATATGACCATGTGATCGTTGCGTCCGGTCATTTCTCGACACCCAGCGTGCCCTTTTTCGAGGGCTTCGAGGGCTTCAATGGCCGTATTCTGCATGCCCATGACTTTCGCGATGCAGTGGAGTTCAAGGACAAGGATATTCTCCTGATCGGCAGCAGTTATTCCGCCGAAGATATCGGTTCGCAATGCTACAAGTACGGCGCCCGGAGCATTACCAGCAGTTATCGCACCCGTCCCATGGGCTTCGATTGGCCGGAAAATTGGCAGGAAAAGCCCCTGCTGACCAAGGTCGATGGCGATACCGCCTATTTTGTCGACGGCAGTTCAAAGCGAATCGATGCCATTATTCTCTGCACCGGCTATCTGCATCACTTTCCGTTCCTTGATGAAGAGCTGCGCCTGAAAACCAGCAACCGTCTCTGGCCGCTGGGCCTGTATGAGGGCGTGGCCTTCGTCGAGCAGCCAGGCCTGTTCTACCTTGGCATGCAAGACCAGTGGTACACCTTCAACATGTTTGATGCCCAGGCCTGGTTTGTGCGGGATGTGATTCTGGGTCGTATCGTCACGCCCACCAAGCCGGCAATGGAGGCTGCCATCCAGACCTGGAGTCGGCGCGAAGCCCTGCTTAAAAGCGATGAGCAGATGATCCGTTATCAGGGCGACTACATAAAATCCCTGATCGAACAGACGGACTACCCGAGCTTCGACATCGAAGGTGTGAACCAGACTTTTCTGCAGTGGGAACAGCATAAGCACAACGATATTCTGACCTTCAGGGATCACTCCTATCGCTCCCTGATGACGGGTACGCAGGCACCGGCGCACCATACGCCGTGGCTCGAGGCGATGGATGACTCGCTAGACGCCTATCTGAACCCACCGAGCAAAGCGGAAGCTGAAAAGGCCATCTGA
- a CDS encoding DMT family transporter, protein MQYIDSLTMPKLFGGQRASPSIFKEAIIMHKSLEQARTRFTASSIRWGFIWALWCAILWGAWYVPGSAVWFEAPYVNLSYETNSEFLLAAAVLTTFNAIAVLLFLFLWNGVLGKWGEYGRTIRQMRNISKWFFIGAIFGGPMAIFGSYLAMGYIGGAFAAIAALMYPIIGATLARLWYQEKITKRAAIGIFIIMAGGVTVYAPGIIGELTGTADSGWLGYLGGAMAALGWGIEGAIAGRGLDVADPDVGITVRFSAEVLYWVALILPAIYLFTDQPVVELVVATFNWAAIGWLMLAGVTFAFCYVSWYKSFPLIGVGRGQAIAALYGLFAVIFLAAFTLEFPEWNFLAGLALFVIGGFVMYTESDEVLEVVRAVSKTKAEEVRS, encoded by the coding sequence ATGCAATACATCGACTCGCTAACAATGCCGAAATTATTCGGTGGCCAGCGCGCCTCTCCTTCAATTTTCAAGGAGGCAATAATAATGCATAAAAGTCTGGAGCAGGCGCGCACGCGCTTTACTGCCAGTAGTATTCGCTGGGGATTTATCTGGGCATTGTGGTGCGCTATTTTGTGGGGGGCTTGGTATGTGCCTGGGTCCGCCGTCTGGTTTGAAGCGCCCTATGTCAATCTGTCCTATGAGACTAATTCCGAATTTCTGTTGGCGGCGGCAGTGCTGACGACCTTCAATGCCATCGCCGTGTTGTTGTTCCTGTTTCTCTGGAATGGCGTACTCGGCAAATGGGGGGAATACGGCCGCACCATTCGCCAGATGCGCAATATTTCCAAGTGGTTCTTCATCGGCGCCATCTTTGGTGGGCCCATGGCGATCTTCGGCTCTTATCTGGCCATGGGTTATATCGGTGGTGCGTTCGCCGCCATCGCCGCGCTGATGTACCCGATAATCGGCGCCACCCTGGCTCGCCTCTGGTATCAGGAGAAAATCACCAAACGGGCGGCGATCGGCATTTTCATCATCATGGCCGGCGGTGTGACGGTTTATGCGCCCGGGATTATCGGTGAATTGACGGGGACCGCTGACAGTGGCTGGCTGGGCTATCTGGGCGGCGCCATGGCTGCACTGGGTTGGGGTATTGAGGGGGCGATCGCTGGGCGAGGCCTGGATGTTGCCGACCCCGACGTGGGCATCACCGTGCGCTTCTCCGCCGAGGTGCTCTACTGGGTCGCGCTGATTCTGCCCGCCATTTACCTGTTTACCGATCAACCGGTGGTGGAACTGGTAGTGGCGACGTTCAACTGGGCGGCAATCGGCTGGTTGATGTTGGCCGGGGTCACCTTCGCCTTCTGTTATGTGTCCTGGTACAAGTCCTTTCCTCTGATCGGCGTGGGCCGCGGGCAGGCTATTGCTGCCTTGTACGGACTTTTTGCGGTGATCTTTCTGGCCGCCTTTACCCTGGAGTTTCCTGAGTGGAACTTCCTCGCCGGGCTTGCCCTGTTCGTCATCGGTGGTTTCGTGATGTACACCGAGAGCGACGAGGTGCTGGAAGTGGTGCGCGCCGTGTCCAAGACCAAAGCAGAGGAGGTCCGCTCATGA
- a CDS encoding metal ABC transporter substrate-binding protein gives MRVLIALFALLASLPLNAAEKLKVVTSFSILADITQQIAGDKLELYNLVGADADAHVYQPSADDAKAVLNADLIIANGLGFEPWLRRLIASSEAPGRRLDASAGVLPLMLDEDGEKVPDPHAWQNLANAEIYVQNIAKTLSQADPANAAYYGSRRDAYLAEIRALLVEAHQGLGQLPPAQRTIITSHDAFAYLGQAYGLSFIAPQGLSTEDEPSAAAVAALIRQIRADGVRAVFVENIRDPRLIQQIANEAGAKVGGTLYSDALARTGPASTYLGMFKHNCDTLLAALRP, from the coding sequence ATGCGTGTGTTGATCGCCCTATTCGCCCTGCTCGCGTCGCTGCCCTTGAACGCAGCAGAGAAGCTCAAAGTCGTCACCAGTTTCAGTATTTTGGCCGACATTACCCAACAAATAGCCGGAGATAAGCTCGAGTTGTACAATCTTGTCGGTGCTGATGCCGACGCTCATGTCTACCAGCCGAGCGCCGACGATGCCAAGGCGGTGCTCAACGCCGACCTAATCATCGCCAACGGTCTGGGTTTCGAGCCCTGGCTGCGGCGTCTGATCGCCAGCAGTGAAGCCCCCGGCAGACGGCTCGACGCCAGCGCCGGGGTGCTGCCGCTGATGCTTGATGAAGACGGCGAAAAGGTGCCCGACCCGCATGCCTGGCAGAACCTGGCCAATGCCGAGATCTATGTACAGAATATCGCCAAGACACTGAGCCAGGCCGACCCGGCCAACGCCGCCTACTACGGCAGCCGCCGCGATGCCTACCTGGCCGAAATCCGCGCCCTGCTCGTTGAGGCGCACCAGGGGCTCGGCCAGCTGCCACCGGCCCAGCGCACCATCATCACCAGCCACGATGCCTTCGCTTACCTGGGCCAGGCTTATGGCCTGAGCTTTATCGCGCCCCAGGGGCTAAGCACCGAGGACGAGCCTTCGGCCGCCGCAGTGGCGGCGCTGATCCGGCAGATCCGCGCCGACGGCGTGCGCGCGGTGTTCGTCGAAAACATCCGCGACCCACGACTGATCCAACAGATCGCCAACGAGGCCGGGGCCAAGGTCGGCGGCACCCTGTATTCCGACGCCCTGGCCAGGACCGGCCCGGCGAGCACTTACCTGGGCATGTTCAAGCACAACTGCGACACCCTGCTGGCTGCGTTGCGGCCATGA
- a CDS encoding metal ABC transporter permease: MRRALLGGVVLALSAAPLGVFLILRRLSLIGDAIAHGILPGAAVGFWLFGLSLPALTLGGLVAGLGMAGLAAWITRRTGLREDASLAAIYPISLASGVLLLGLAGRKLDLLHLLFGSVLAVDQSTLNGMLLVSLGSLLVLALIYRWLLLDSLDPLFLASVSRFGPLAYGLFLTLVVLNLVIGFQAIGALMVVGLMMLPAAAARFWSRHLPSLLLLAALTGATCVWLGLLLSYHANLPSGPCIVLLAGLAYALSVLFGPLNGLLRTTCPLPSP, translated from the coding sequence ATGCGCCGCGCCCTGCTCGGCGGCGTGGTGTTGGCGTTGAGCGCCGCACCGCTGGGGGTGTTTCTGATCCTGCGCCGCCTGAGCCTGATCGGCGACGCCATCGCTCACGGCATCCTGCCCGGTGCGGCCGTCGGCTTCTGGCTATTTGGCCTGAGCCTGCCGGCCCTGACCCTCGGCGGTTTGGTCGCCGGACTCGGCATGGCCGGCCTAGCCGCCTGGATCACCCGCCGCACCGGCCTGCGCGAAGATGCCAGCCTGGCGGCGATCTACCCGATTTCCCTGGCCAGCGGCGTACTGTTGCTGGGCCTGGCCGGGCGCAAGCTGGATCTGCTGCACCTGCTGTTCGGCTCGGTATTAGCCGTCGATCAGAGCACGCTCAACGGCATGCTGCTGGTGTCGCTCGGCAGCCTACTGGTCCTGGCGCTGATCTACCGCTGGCTGCTGCTGGACAGCCTCGATCCGCTGTTTCTTGCCAGCGTCAGCCGCTTCGGCCCGCTGGCCTATGGCCTGTTTCTGACCCTGGTGGTGCTCAATCTGGTGATCGGCTTCCAGGCCATCGGCGCGTTGATGGTGGTCGGACTGATGATGCTGCCGGCCGCCGCCGCACGTTTCTGGAGCCGCCATCTACCCAGCCTGCTACTGCTCGCCGCACTGACCGGTGCGACCTGCGTCTGGCTCGGCCTGCTGCTGTCCTACCACGCCAACCTGCCCAGCGGCCCCTGCATCGTGTTGCTGGCTGGCCTGGCCTATGCCCTTTCCGTGCTGTTCGGGCCGCTCAATGGTCTGCTGCGCACTACTTGCCCCTTACCTTCACCCTGA
- a CDS encoding metal ABC transporter ATP-binding protein, translating to MIRCRHLQWGPGGQPLTPPLDLQLLSGSLTGLIGGNGCGKSSLLKVIAGLQQPLRGRLELGVPRLGGVAYLIQQQALDRQFPISLQSLVSTGFWRSPLNRRERQVRLCQVLDDWGLYGLPHQSLQALSGGELQRALLARLSLTDARVLLLDEPEAALDDHGQTLLWQHIQRWQAEGRTQLLVSHDLTSLNQRLDNALQLSRNACLFAPISQLIGQRQTLEQVA from the coding sequence ATGATCCGCTGCCGGCACCTGCAGTGGGGCCCAGGTGGCCAGCCGCTGACCCCGCCGTTGGATCTGCAGCTGCTCAGCGGCAGCCTGACGGGGTTGATCGGCGGCAACGGTTGTGGCAAAAGCAGCCTGCTCAAGGTGATTGCCGGCCTGCAACAACCACTGCGTGGGCGCCTCGAACTGGGCGTGCCGCGCCTGGGTGGTGTGGCCTATCTGATACAGCAGCAGGCCCTCGACCGGCAGTTTCCGATCAGCCTGCAAAGCCTGGTCAGTACGGGGTTCTGGCGCAGCCCGCTGAACCGTCGCGAACGCCAGGTTCGCCTGTGCCAAGTGTTGGACGACTGGGGCCTATATGGGTTACCGCACCAGTCGCTACAGGCGCTCTCCGGCGGCGAGCTGCAGCGCGCGCTGCTGGCGCGCCTGAGCCTGACCGATGCCAGAGTGTTGCTGCTGGATGAGCCCGAAGCCGCCCTGGACGATCATGGCCAGACGCTGCTCTGGCAACATATCCAGCGCTGGCAGGCCGAGGGTCGCACCCAGTTGCTGGTCAGCCATGACCTCACCAGCCTTAACCAGCGCCTGGACAACGCCCTGCAGCTGTCGCGCAATGCTTGCCTATTCGCGCCGATCAGCCAGCTGATCGGCCAGCGCCAGACATTGGAACAGGTGGCCTAG
- the folE2 gene encoding GTP cyclohydrolase FolE2 translates to MHALTLPDIAAQATHYPQTLDWVGMGEVALPLLFAKQRINARADAGVSLDAGSVRGIHMSRLYLALQALEAEDLRPQLLEQLLGEFLDSHQGLSQQAYITLRGEALLSRPALVSPLSGWKDYPFEVRARQDSSGFHVELQVQIDYSSTCPCSAALARQLIQQRFIEDFADQPLDHQQLLSWLGSTQGILATPHSQRSTATLQIRLSPQANELPLIELIDCAEQALGTAVQTAVKRADEQAFALANGQNLMFCEDAARRLHSALLLQPELSAFSLRVVHAESLHAHDAVAASSWNWSLA, encoded by the coding sequence ATGCATGCCCTGACTCTGCCGGATATTGCCGCCCAAGCGACTCACTACCCACAAACCCTGGATTGGGTCGGCATGGGCGAAGTCGCCTTACCGCTGTTGTTTGCCAAGCAACGGATCAACGCCCGTGCCGATGCCGGGGTCAGCCTGGACGCTGGCAGCGTGCGCGGCATTCATATGTCGCGCCTGTACCTAGCGCTGCAGGCCCTGGAGGCCGAGGACCTCAGGCCACAGTTGTTAGAGCAGCTGCTGGGCGAGTTTCTCGACAGCCATCAAGGCCTGTCGCAGCAGGCCTATATCACCCTGCGCGGCGAGGCCTTGCTCAGCCGTCCGGCGTTGGTCAGTCCGCTATCGGGCTGGAAGGACTACCCCTTCGAAGTACGTGCACGCCAGGATTCATCGGGGTTCCACGTGGAACTGCAGGTTCAGATTGACTATTCCTCGACCTGCCCCTGTTCCGCTGCCCTGGCCCGGCAGCTGATCCAGCAGCGCTTTATCGAGGACTTCGCCGACCAGCCCCTCGACCATCAGCAACTGCTGAGCTGGCTCGGCTCGACCCAGGGCATTCTGGCCACACCACACAGCCAGCGCAGCACTGCCACTCTGCAGATACGCCTGAGCCCGCAAGCCAATGAGCTGCCGCTGATCGAGCTGATCGACTGCGCCGAACAGGCCCTCGGCACCGCCGTGCAGACCGCAGTCAAGCGTGCCGACGAGCAGGCCTTCGCCCTAGCCAACGGGCAGAATCTGATGTTCTGCGAAGACGCTGCGCGCCGCCTGCACAGTGCCCTGTTGCTGCAACCAGAGCTGAGCGCCTTCAGCCTGCGCGTGGTGCATGCGGAAAGCCTGCACGCCCACGATGCGGTGGCCGCGAGCAGCTGGAACTGGAGCCTGGCATGA
- the dksA gene encoding RNA polymerase-binding protein DksA, with amino-acid sequence MSLTLLTATELLAQPADDYMNDAQQQFFRALLLSQRGDLQTRIAEEFETLREHETSSDPADIGSAEEQRQWQLRQLEREKKLLDKIDAAVDHLARGEYGWCRETGEPIGLKRLLLRPTASLCIEAKERQEQREKHLRHAEP; translated from the coding sequence ATGAGCTTGACCCTGCTCACCGCAACCGAGCTGCTTGCCCAGCCGGCCGATGATTATATGAACGACGCCCAACAGCAGTTTTTCCGTGCCTTGCTGCTGAGCCAGCGCGGCGATCTGCAGACGCGCATCGCCGAGGAGTTCGAAACCCTGCGCGAGCACGAAACCAGCAGCGACCCGGCCGATATCGGCAGCGCCGAAGAACAGCGGCAGTGGCAACTGCGCCAGCTCGAACGGGAAAAGAAACTGCTCGACAAGATCGACGCAGCCGTCGATCACCTGGCCCGTGGCGAATACGGCTGGTGCCGTGAAACTGGCGAGCCGATCGGCCTCAAGCGTCTGCTGCTGCGGCCCACCGCCAGCCTGTGCATTGAGGCCAAAGAACGCCAAGAACAACGCGAAAAGCATCTGCGTCATGCCGAACCCTGA
- the zigA gene encoding zinc metallochaperone GTPase ZigA, which produces MPNRLPVTVLSGFLGAGKSTLLNYILKNREGLKVAVIVNDMSEINIDGSEVQRDVSLNRAEEKLIEMSNGCICCTLREDLLEEVGRLAREGRFDYLLIESTGISEPLPVAETFTFRDEQGQSLADLARLDTMVTVVDGVNFLRDFHEAESLASRGETLGEDDERSITDLLIEQVEFADVILVSKIDLISSHEREELIAILRGLNSHAEILPMAMGVVPLAKILDTGRFDFARAAEAPGWLKELRGEHIAETEEYGIASSAYRARRPFHPERFFSFINREWTNGRLLRSKGFFWLASKYQEAGSWSQAGGLMRHGFAGRWWRFVPKAQWPEDAEGLQAIMQNWEAQSGDCRQELVFIGQNIDFAQLTAELDACLLDDAEMAQGMDAWRALPDPFGPWVEEAAA; this is translated from the coding sequence ATGCCCAATCGTCTTCCCGTAACCGTACTGTCCGGCTTTCTCGGTGCCGGCAAGAGCACCCTGCTCAACTACATCCTGAAGAACCGCGAGGGCCTCAAGGTCGCGGTGATCGTCAACGATATGAGCGAGATCAATATCGATGGCAGCGAAGTCCAGCGCGATGTCAGCCTCAACCGCGCCGAAGAAAAACTCATCGAGATGAGCAACGGCTGCATCTGCTGCACCCTGCGCGAAGACTTGCTGGAAGAGGTCGGCCGCCTGGCCCGCGAAGGTCGCTTCGATTACCTGCTGATCGAGTCCACCGGCATTTCCGAGCCGCTGCCGGTGGCCGAGACCTTTACCTTCCGCGATGAACAGGGCCAGAGCCTGGCTGATCTGGCACGCTTGGACACCATGGTTACGGTGGTCGATGGGGTCAACTTCCTCCGCGATTTTCACGAGGCCGAGAGCCTGGCCAGCCGTGGCGAAACCCTCGGTGAGGACGACGAGCGCAGCATTACCGACCTACTGATCGAGCAGGTGGAGTTCGCCGATGTGATCTTGGTCAGCAAGATCGATCTGATCAGCAGCCATGAGCGCGAAGAGTTGATTGCCATCCTGCGTGGTCTCAACAGCCATGCCGAGATTCTGCCCATGGCCATGGGCGTGGTGCCGCTGGCCAAGATCCTCGACACCGGTCGCTTCGACTTCGCCCGCGCGGCCGAGGCGCCGGGTTGGCTCAAGGAGTTGCGCGGCGAGCACATCGCGGAGACCGAGGAGTACGGTATCGCCTCCAGCGCCTACCGTGCGCGGCGGCCCTTTCATCCCGAGCGCTTCTTCAGCTTCATCAATCGCGAGTGGACTAACGGCCGCTTGCTGCGCTCCAAGGGTTTCTTCTGGCTGGCCAGCAAATACCAGGAAGCCGGCAGTTGGTCCCAGGCTGGCGGCCTGATGCGTCATGGCTTTGCCGGGCGCTGGTGGCGCTTTGTACCGAAAGCTCAGTGGCCTGAGGACGCCGAAGGTCTGCAGGCGATCATGCAGAACTGGGAGGCGCAGAGCGGCGACTGCCGTCAGGAGCTGGTATTTATTGGCCAGAATATCGACTTCGCCCAGCTCACCGCAGAGCTGGACGCCTGCCTGCTGGATGACGCGGAAATGGCCCAGGGCATGGACGCCTGGCGGGCGCTGCCCGACCCGTTCGGCCCCTGGGTCGAAGAGGCGGCAGCCTGA
- a CDS encoding DUF1826 domain-containing protein — MLTPILRQPLAQMAGEQVEVFCEVLNDQVNLAVWQRRLPPAITDFATQLLALDEPLAQTLTLELPGADTEPDLSSLLAGYQELPGHAAFVADVGWLVGAFACLVDGRRIGLRVRALDKAMCPRFHVDHVPLRLITSYAGVGSQWLREGVMARRRLGDPAAEPEDAALIERAAAGHVLLAKGEKWTGNEGGGLIHRSPQPPAGERRLLLTLDWLA; from the coding sequence ATGCTCACGCCCATCCTCAGACAACCGCTGGCGCAGATGGCTGGCGAACAGGTTGAGGTGTTCTGTGAAGTGCTCAACGACCAGGTAAATCTGGCGGTCTGGCAGCGTCGGTTGCCGCCTGCGATCACCGATTTTGCGACCCAGTTGCTGGCGCTGGACGAGCCTCTGGCGCAAACCCTGACCCTGGAGCTGCCAGGCGCCGATACCGAACCGGACCTGAGTAGCCTGCTGGCCGGTTACCAGGAGCTGCCCGGCCACGCGGCCTTTGTCGCCGATGTCGGCTGGCTGGTCGGCGCCTTTGCTTGCCTGGTCGATGGCAGGCGCATCGGCTTACGCGTGCGCGCGTTGGACAAGGCCATGTGCCCGCGTTTTCATGTCGACCATGTGCCGCTGCGCTTGATCACCAGCTATGCCGGGGTCGGCAGCCAGTGGTTGCGCGAGGGCGTGATGGCCCGCCGTCGCCTCGGCGACCCGGCCGCAGAGCCCGAGGATGCAGCTCTGATCGAACGCGCGGCGGCCGGCCATGTGCTGCTGGCCAAGGGCGAGAAATGGACCGGCAACGAAGGTGGTGGGCTGATCCACCGCTCGCCACAGCCGCCAGCCGGCGAGCGACGGTTATTGCTGACTCTAGATTGGTTGGCGTAA
- a CDS encoding NADH:ubiquinone oxidoreductase: MRVVLLLGMLALSGLAWGEACVIHSQAERLDIKVCQQNRSIPPNLFRSGFCQPQLKGQKVEVAFVEQCPIGAYGVCRNAQVGGMPYQQDIHYYGVASDAAYLKPFCERQSKGVWMAR, translated from the coding sequence ATGCGTGTTGTTCTGCTGCTGGGCATGCTCGCCCTATCCGGTCTGGCCTGGGGCGAAGCCTGCGTGATTCACAGTCAGGCCGAGCGCCTGGACATCAAGGTCTGCCAGCAGAATCGCAGCATTCCACCGAACCTGTTTCGCAGCGGTTTCTGCCAACCACAATTGAAAGGCCAGAAGGTCGAAGTAGCCTTCGTCGAGCAATGCCCGATCGGCGCCTACGGCGTCTGTCGCAACGCTCAGGTGGGCGGCATGCCCTACCAGCAGGACATTCACTATTACGGCGTGGCCAGCGACGCCGCTTACCTCAAGCCGTTCTGCGAACGGCAGAGCAAGGGCGTATGGATGGCGCGGTAG
- a CDS encoding CobW family GTP-binding protein — MLKNIPTHLIAGPLGAGKTSLIRQLLAQRPAAERWAVLINEFGLIGLDAALLSSDADGIVMAEVAGGCLCCVNGVPFQVGLSRLLRKARPDRLLIEPSGLGHPLELLRQLREPPWEGVLAVQPTVLVLDAAALAAGARLPDSQQATLNSAGLLLLNKAEHLDDAAKGRIQTQLPARPLLWTTQAALPLAQLPGFAARAEAGTSLDELPRSAAAAMPQVWRTPAEPICQVQAQPEGWSIGWRWHPSQCFELMQVQLWLASLPWRRAKLVLQTNAGWLSANALEGQALHWQSSEWRKDSRLELIFAEAQDVAALQAAFRHCLLAD; from the coding sequence ATGCTGAAAAATATCCCTACCCACCTGATCGCCGGCCCCCTGGGTGCTGGCAAGACCAGCCTGATCCGCCAACTGCTGGCGCAGCGTCCGGCCGCTGAGCGTTGGGCGGTGCTGATCAACGAGTTCGGCTTGATCGGCCTGGACGCGGCCCTGCTCAGCAGCGACGCCGACGGCATCGTCATGGCCGAGGTCGCGGGCGGCTGCCTGTGCTGCGTCAACGGCGTGCCCTTCCAGGTCGGCCTGAGCCGACTGTTGCGCAAGGCCAGGCCGGATCGCCTGCTGATCGAACCGTCCGGCCTGGGCCATCCGCTAGAGTTGTTGCGCCAATTGCGCGAGCCCCCCTGGGAGGGCGTGTTGGCCGTGCAACCGACGGTACTGGTGCTGGACGCCGCCGCCCTGGCCGCCGGCGCACGCTTGCCCGATAGCCAGCAGGCCACCTTGAACAGTGCCGGTTTGCTACTGCTGAACAAGGCCGAGCACCTGGACGATGCGGCAAAGGGGCGGATTCAGACGCAACTGCCAGCGCGGCCACTATTGTGGACGACTCAGGCGGCCTTGCCCCTGGCGCAACTACCCGGTTTCGCCGCCCGGGCCGAAGCAGGTACGAGCCTGGATGAGCTGCCCCGCAGCGCCGCCGCAGCCATGCCACAAGTCTGGCGCACGCCGGCCGAGCCGATCTGCCAGGTTCAGGCGCAACCTGAAGGCTGGAGCATCGGCTGGCGCTGGCACCCCAGCCAGTGTTTCGAGCTGATGCAGGTGCAGCTCTGGCTCGCGAGTTTGCCCTGGCGCCGCGCCAAGCTGGTGCTGCAGACCAACGCCGGCTGGCTCTCGGCCAACGCCCTGGAGGGCCAGGCGCTGCACTGGCAGAGCAGCGAATGGCGCAAGGATTCGCGCCTGGAGCTGATCTTTGCCGAGGCGCAGGATGTCGCCGCCCTGCAGGCGGCTTTCCGGCACTGCCTGCTTGCCGATTAG
- a CDS encoding extracellular medium-chain-length polyhydroxyalkanoate depolymerase: protein MLITAKPSIRWLGLIALLACCFTTPSWADSPCSERKESLLLPGKISCNHQSTWIASGPLSTRKVIYQRPVGPPPPGGWPVVLFYQGSFFALDDFVYYSNVWLGKLYNEGKTIKTLLEHGYAVIAPSAPADLFWHTNIPGLSGSLYQTSSDFTFLSNLFQAIDNGHFGPLNGQRKYATGISSGGYNTSRMAVSFPGQFKALVVHSGSYASCSGPLCTVPDTLPADHPPTYFIHGFLDAVVPWWSMDLYYDRLLHQGIPSGRYTEPLGQHEWFSTSPGKVLAWFNAYP from the coding sequence ATGCTAATCACTGCCAAACCAAGTATCCGCTGGCTGGGCTTGATCGCCCTGTTGGCGTGCTGTTTCACGACCCCGAGCTGGGCCGACTCGCCTTGTAGCGAGCGCAAGGAATCCCTGCTGCTGCCTGGCAAAATCAGCTGCAACCATCAATCGACCTGGATTGCTTCAGGACCACTGAGCACGCGCAAGGTGATCTACCAGAGACCGGTCGGCCCCCCACCGCCAGGCGGTTGGCCGGTGGTACTGTTCTACCAGGGCTCGTTCTTTGCCCTGGACGACTTCGTCTATTACAGCAACGTCTGGCTGGGCAAGCTGTACAACGAGGGCAAGACCATCAAGACCCTGCTCGAGCATGGCTATGCGGTGATTGCCCCCAGCGCGCCGGCCGACCTGTTCTGGCACACCAATATCCCCGGCTTGTCGGGCAGCCTTTACCAGACCAGCAGCGACTTCACCTTTCTGAGCAACCTGTTTCAGGCCATCGACAACGGCCATTTCGGCCCACTAAACGGCCAGCGCAAGTACGCCACCGGCATCTCCAGCGGTGGCTATAACACCAGCCGCATGGCGGTGTCCTTCCCCGGTCAGTTTAAGGCGCTGGTGGTGCATTCCGGCTCCTATGCCAGCTGCAGCGGACCACTCTGCACGGTGCCGGATACGCTCCCGGCCGATCACCCGCCGACCTACTTCATCCATGGTTTCCTCGACGCGGTAGTCCCTTGGTGGAGCATGGACCTGTACTACGACCGCCTGCTCCATCAGGGTATCCCCTCCGGTCGTTATACCGAGCCGCTGGGCCAGCACGAATGGTTCAGCACGTCACCGGGCAAGGTGCTCGCCTGGTTTAACGCCTACCCCTGA